In the genome of Treponema pedis, one region contains:
- a CDS encoding pseudouridine synthase, translating into MKIRIDKLLALSGLGSRKDVKKILRKKQCCVNGERILSSSFCFELENAVITVDGEKIKIRKNVYLMLNKPKGCVTSTDDPVHKTVMEYLNPPFNNMKLFPVGRLDIDTEGLLLITDDGEITHKITSPKSGIIKTYYLEFLNEPSETEIEKYTELFKEGIILKNGYKCLPAKFEKCENKTGSAKKGFLIHITEGKFHQVKKMCLAAGNKLCYLRRIAIDGIKLDESLKTGEYRELNEKECSVIFLMGKTF; encoded by the coding sequence ATGAAAATAAGAATAGATAAACTTTTAGCTCTAAGCGGATTAGGCTCGCGTAAAGACGTAAAAAAAATACTGCGCAAAAAACAATGCTGTGTAAACGGAGAGCGCATTTTATCTTCTTCATTTTGTTTTGAACTTGAAAATGCAGTCATTACCGTTGACGGTGAAAAAATTAAAATACGGAAAAATGTTTATTTAATGCTGAATAAGCCCAAAGGCTGTGTAACGTCTACCGATGACCCGGTTCATAAAACCGTTATGGAATATTTAAATCCGCCTTTTAATAATATGAAACTGTTTCCCGTAGGCAGATTGGATATAGATACTGAAGGATTATTGCTTATTACGGACGACGGGGAAATAACTCATAAAATTACTTCTCCCAAATCGGGGATTATAAAAACATATTATTTGGAATTTTTAAATGAGCCTTCCGAGACGGAAATTGAAAAATACACCGAACTTTTTAAAGAAGGTATAATTTTAAAAAACGGATACAAGTGCCTTCCTGCAAAATTCGAAAAATGTGAAAATAAAACAGGTTCTGCAAAAAAAGGCTTTTTAATTCACATTACGGAAGGAAAATTTCATCAGGTAAAAAAAATGTGCTTGGCGGCAGGAAATAAACTATGTTATTTACGCCGCATTGCGATAGACGGAATAAAGCTAGATGAATCCTTAAAAACAGGTGAATACAGAGAACTTAATGAAAAAGAATGCTCCGTAATATTTTTAATGGGAAAGACTTTCTAA
- a CDS encoding alpha-hydroxy-acid oxidizing protein encodes MTKNKKCKLCKNCNGYGCIGELPGMGGVFKSANFIANCAAWEKYYDKKETDIEIRSVSSLKTVLPKIRLAPMTGAVENAGYYEEKQFYFDLIKNAIDAGLALSLGDGFPDEKLLFGIEALHSFKKKAAVFFKPYPQKKLFDRIEMSRDVAEIIGVDTDAYNIITMRNLVHLEKKNACDLRELRKRAKLPFAVKGVFTFTDMEIIKELKPEIAIISNHGGRIETEAGSTADFAARHLKEIAKYTHEVWIDGGLRKCGDFIAASSLGASEILLGRPCITAILRDKDAGIKSMIKEIFGGHTFFNGVIRTE; translated from the coding sequence ATGACAAAAAACAAAAAATGTAAACTTTGTAAAAACTGTAACGGTTACGGCTGTATAGGTGAATTGCCGGGAATGGGCGGCGTTTTTAAAAGTGCAAACTTTATTGCAAACTGTGCCGCATGGGAAAAATATTACGATAAAAAAGAGACCGATATTGAAATCCGCTCAGTCTCTTCTTTAAAAACAGTTTTACCTAAAATAAGACTTGCCCCTATGACGGGTGCTGTAGAAAATGCCGGATACTATGAAGAAAAGCAATTTTATTTCGATTTAATAAAAAATGCAATTGATGCCGGCCTTGCTTTAAGTTTGGGGGACGGATTCCCTGATGAAAAACTGCTTTTCGGAATTGAGGCATTACATTCTTTTAAAAAGAAAGCTGCCGTTTTTTTTAAACCTTATCCCCAAAAAAAACTTTTTGATAGAATCGAAATGTCGCGCGATGTTGCGGAAATAATCGGAGTCGATACGGACGCATATAATATCATAACAATGCGCAATCTTGTCCATCTTGAGAAAAAAAACGCCTGTGATTTACGCGAACTGAGAAAAAGAGCAAAACTTCCGTTTGCCGTAAAAGGAGTATTTACTTTTACCGATATGGAAATTATAAAAGAGTTAAAGCCTGAAATTGCAATTATTTCAAATCACGGCGGAAGAATAGAAACGGAAGCCGGGAGTACCGCCGATTTTGCCGCCCGTCATCTTAAAGAAATTGCAAAGTATACTCATGAAGTTTGGATTGACGGCGGCTTACGTAAGTGCGGCGATTTTATTGCCGCATCTTCATTAGGCGCTTCGGAAATTTTGTTGGGACGACCGTGCATTACCGCCATTCTTAGAGACAAAGATGCGGGCATAAAAAGTATGATAAAAGAAATTTTCGGCGGTCATACCTTTTTTAACGGAGTTATCCGAACCGAATGA
- a CDS encoding LIC_12708 family protein, translated as MKINFKKIIFNIICLISVFFAGCTNETSADLEREEKFTLAYGSFEDELNLFNLNSSYTRPDTQIFMKDGLFYIANSGGQKILKLSSFGDLLTFFYNPETNTPPLFLENEAKNEEKVEEKTEKDGETNSDTEQVSIAAATRLAVKYPFNRPGLLSVTNSKQLFVADSVDDEKIEYDHEENLALREIILRFDEEGNFTDYIGQEGAGGTPFPSIEGVHTNANNELIVVCRTQTSLKIYWYDVTGALLYKIPIFFDALPGPYSESENIFSSVDKIIPDFNELRLYVKIDYYGEEKDSATQASLGVKYDKSCLYFLNLKTGKYERKVDLNFYEDTESDNGEIRKFKKVYELAGVTENGWCYLSTPTESGYAFELIDLKSQKRFKKNLMIENSEMMYNAFHISSKGIISALLASEDKAVIAWWRADKIIGSAN; from the coding sequence ATGAAAATAAATTTTAAAAAAATAATTTTTAATATAATATGTTTAATATCAGTCTTCTTTGCAGGCTGCACAAATGAAACTTCAGCGGATTTGGAACGCGAGGAAAAATTTACTCTTGCTTACGGTTCATTTGAAGATGAACTTAATCTATTTAATTTAAACAGTTCCTATACGCGCCCCGACACCCAAATTTTTATGAAAGACGGACTTTTTTATATAGCAAATTCCGGCGGGCAAAAAATCTTAAAACTTTCCTCTTTCGGCGATTTATTAACTTTTTTTTATAACCCCGAAACAAACACCCCTCCCCTGTTTTTGGAAAACGAAGCTAAAAATGAAGAAAAAGTAGAGGAAAAAACCGAAAAAGACGGCGAAACAAATTCCGATACGGAACAGGTTTCAATTGCAGCGGCAACACGCCTTGCAGTAAAATATCCGTTTAACAGACCCGGTCTATTATCCGTAACAAATTCAAAACAGCTTTTTGTAGCGGATTCCGTTGACGATGAAAAAATAGAATACGACCATGAAGAAAATTTGGCTCTTAGAGAAATTATTCTGCGCTTTGATGAAGAGGGTAATTTTACCGATTACATAGGCCAGGAAGGAGCCGGAGGAACTCCATTTCCTTCTATCGAAGGTGTTCATACAAATGCAAACAATGAATTAATTGTAGTATGCAGAACTCAAACAAGTTTAAAAATTTATTGGTATGATGTAACAGGAGCCTTACTGTATAAAATACCTATTTTCTTTGATGCTCTGCCCGGCCCGTATTCGGAATCGGAAAATATTTTTTCTTCCGTAGATAAAATAATTCCAGATTTTAACGAACTTAGATTATATGTAAAAATAGATTATTACGGCGAAGAAAAAGATTCTGCAACACAGGCAAGTTTAGGCGTTAAGTACGATAAAAGTTGTCTGTATTTTTTAAATTTAAAGACAGGAAAATATGAGCGCAAAGTAGATTTAAATTTTTATGAAGATACCGAATCGGATAACGGAGAAATCAGAAAATTTAAAAAAGTTTATGAGCTGGCAGGCGTTACGGAAAACGGCTGGTGCTATTTAAGTACTCCTACTGAAAGCGGGTATGCGTTTGAACTGATTGATTTAAAATCTCAAAAAAGGTTCAAAAAAAATCTAATGATTGAAAATTCGGAAATGATGTATAACGCCTTTCATATTTCTTCCAAAGGAATTATTTCCGCCCTGCTCGCTTCCGAAGACAAAGCCGTAATTGCCTGGTGGCGGGCGGATAAAATAATAGGAAGTGCAAATTAA
- the pip gene encoding prolyl aminopeptidase — MKILYEKTACFDEGFLKVSDIHNIYYAQYGNPNGKPVVFLHGGPGGGCIPVASQYFDPEFYRIVLFDQRGAGKSLPLCEMKENTSDNLIEDMEKLREHLGISKWTVFGGSWGSTLALIYSIAHFDKVVSIILRGIFLGTQEEIDWIYEEGGASKFFPEAFEGYRNFIPEDERNCLVRAYSKRLFCKDEKIALEAAHHWSRWESALVKLFPSVYDMNDNEALSMAKAECHYFLHKCFFKDDNYILNNCSKIEHIPCTIVQGRYDMDCPPFSAYKLHKKLPKSFLNIVLLGGHSSMEPGLVDGLVFATEEHKKYF, encoded by the coding sequence ATGAAAATTTTATATGAAAAAACGGCTTGCTTTGATGAAGGCTTTTTAAAAGTTTCGGATATTCACAATATTTATTACGCTCAATACGGTAACCCTAACGGAAAGCCTGTTGTGTTTTTACACGGAGGCCCGGGCGGCGGCTGTATTCCCGTTGCAAGTCAATATTTTGACCCCGAATTTTATAGAATTGTTCTGTTCGACCAGAGAGGCGCCGGTAAAAGTCTGCCTCTTTGTGAGATGAAAGAAAATACTTCCGATAATCTTATTGAAGATATGGAAAAGTTACGTGAACATTTGGGTATTTCCAAATGGACGGTTTTCGGCGGAAGTTGGGGAAGCACATTGGCTTTAATTTATTCTATAGCGCATTTTGATAAGGTTGTTTCAATTATTTTGCGCGGTATTTTTTTAGGCACTCAAGAGGAAATCGATTGGATATATGAGGAAGGCGGAGCATCGAAATTTTTCCCCGAAGCCTTTGAGGGATACCGTAACTTTATTCCCGAAGATGAACGTAATTGTTTGGTAAGAGCTTATTCAAAACGCTTGTTTTGCAAAGACGAAAAAATTGCGCTTGAAGCGGCTCATCATTGGAGTCGTTGGGAGTCGGCACTGGTAAAACTTTTTCCTTCAGTATACGATATGAATGATAATGAAGCTCTTTCTATGGCAAAGGCCGAATGTCATTATTTTTTACATAAATGTTTTTTTAAAGACGATAATTATATTCTTAACAATTGTTCTAAAATAGAACATATACCATGTACAATTGTTCAAGGACGGTATGATATGGATTGTCCGCCTTTTTCCGCATATAAGCTGCATAAAAAACTGCCCAAGTCTTTTTTAAACATAGTTTTACTCGGAGGACATTCGAGTATGGAGCCGGGTTTGGTGGACGGTCTTGTTTTTGCAACGGAAGAACATAAAAAATATTTTTAA
- a CDS encoding alpha/beta hydrolase family protein: MFERIKRYFLIIGFFCFFGLYVFTENKTDDFIGSYEIKAYNDVSRIGFNNVYKSIVKDNTYDKTLSDKENLRGEITVYLPKKTGKYPLIMITHGWANSKLAFLSLGRYIASHGYAAAVFTSKKRSLPKDWLPAFSSVYGIINEAVCNKNHSMYNSIDMNNIGIIAHSMGGAAALYYANFIPEVKAVAAIHPYNGSSVLVETVGSSNEELGDSFTETNAAVLILTSEIDITAYPEKTYRFFKNLNKNNPACFLSFQNVKHNGSLDIYRTPLSGGYNEPFFKLYAGLDLAWFDVFLKNKRDGLEYFKPDGEKFKEIKNFLYEKPRGEHEVYPNYDSRNLE, encoded by the coding sequence ATGTTTGAGCGTATAAAAAGATACTTTTTGATTATCGGTTTTTTTTGTTTTTTCGGATTATATGTATTTACGGAAAATAAGACGGACGATTTTATAGGCTCTTATGAGATTAAAGCATATAATGATGTAAGCCGTATAGGTTTTAATAATGTGTATAAAAGCATTGTAAAAGATAATACTTACGATAAAACTCTTTCAGATAAAGAAAATTTACGCGGGGAAATTACCGTTTATCTTCCTAAAAAGACCGGAAAATATCCTCTGATTATGATTACGCACGGTTGGGCTAACTCCAAGCTTGCTTTTTTATCTCTCGGAAGATACATCGCTTCTCACGGTTATGCCGCCGCGGTTTTTACCTCGAAAAAACGCTCGCTTCCCAAAGATTGGCTGCCTGCTTTTTCCTCCGTTTACGGAATTATAAATGAAGCGGTATGTAATAAAAATCATAGTATGTATAATTCCATAGATATGAACAATATAGGTATTATCGCACATTCTATGGGAGGTGCCGCCGCATTATACTATGCAAACTTTATACCTGAAGTAAAAGCCGTTGCGGCAATTCATCCTTATAACGGCTCTTCCGTTTTAGTTGAAACCGTAGGCAGTTCAAATGAAGAATTGGGCGATTCTTTTACGGAAACAAATGCAGCCGTTTTGATTCTTACTTCGGAAATAGACATAACCGCTTATCCTGAAAAAACATATAGATTTTTTAAAAACTTAAATAAAAATAATCCTGCGTGTTTTTTATCTTTTCAAAATGTAAAGCATAACGGAAGTTTGGATATTTACAGAACACCTCTTTCCGGCGGATATAATGAGCCTTTTTTTAAATTATATGCCGGTTTGGACTTGGCATGGTTTGATGTTTTTTTAAAAAACAAAAGAGACGGTCTTGAATACTTTAAACCGGACGGCGAAAAATTTAAAGAAATTAAAAATTTTTTATATGAAAAACCGAGAGGAGAACACGAAGTATATCCCAATTATGATAGCCGTAATTTGGAATAA
- a CDS encoding GNAT family N-acetyltransferase: MLKTIKSLYQKFKTEKKLFRVIKKREVSEMFQLILDRIKWMDKNNIKQWNVINYTEIYTRDYYEKKRKKGELFVLLDKVTDEIICAAVLQDSDKIWNDGENALYIHNFVSKIGKSGAGGDFLKYAIDYAKLKGKKYFRLDCAANNDKLNGYYEKHGFIRTGICEDGLYRGILREKKL, from the coding sequence GTGTTAAAAACAATCAAAAGTTTATACCAAAAATTTAAAACTGAGAAAAAACTTTTTCGTGTAATAAAAAAAAGGGAAGTTTCGGAAATGTTTCAGCTTATTCTTGACAGAATAAAGTGGATGGATAAAAATAATATAAAACAATGGAATGTAATAAATTATACCGAAATTTATACACGGGATTATTACGAAAAAAAGCGGAAAAAAGGAGAACTGTTTGTACTTTTAGACAAGGTAACGGACGAAATTATATGCGCCGCAGTGCTGCAAGACTCCGATAAAATTTGGAACGACGGCGAAAACGCATTATATATTCACAACTTTGTTTCTAAAATCGGAAAAAGCGGCGCAGGCGGCGATTTTTTAAAATATGCAATAGATTATGCCAAATTAAAGGGTAAGAAATATTTCAGACTTGATTGCGCCGCAAATAACGACAAGCTAAACGGATATTATGAAAAACACGGATTTATCCGGACGGGCATATGTGAAGACGGTTTATATAGGGGTATACTAAGAGAAAAAAAATTATAA
- a CDS encoding ATP-binding protein: MIGRKEELTQLQALYNSNKFEFIVMYGRRRVGKTTILQEFAETNNAIFFPAQEKNDALNLQDFSKTVQRHFDGEFISQFLTWKDAFSYITRKCKTKRTVLIIDEFPFLAEQNPSIKSILQHEIDHEWQKKNIFLILCGSSVSFMVTDVMGAKSPLFGRVTETREVLPFDYLESSEFFPNYKNENKLIAYGILGGIPRYLNSFTDTKTVKKNIADEILKNGAFLNDEPEMLLKMELREPGTYNSILEAIAGGCNALTKIADRIHEDKSKVSKYLLTLQSIRLVERSVPCGESLKSRKSIYTLTDNYYKFWYRYVFANKGYYGMLGHQEASEEIIADLPNFMGQIFEDICKQYLVRQAKKRKLPFVPYVMGKWWGNNPLTEEQDDIDILALNKKGDEGIFCECKFRNQPMPMGEYEDLMRAAEIFPSVRKKYMMFFSKGGYTKSVVERAAKEGVILLGINELFELR, from the coding sequence ATGATTGGAAGAAAAGAAGAATTGACCCAACTGCAAGCCCTGTATAACAGCAACAAATTCGAATTTATTGTAATGTACGGAAGACGAAGAGTAGGCAAAACTACAATTCTTCAAGAATTTGCCGAAACAAACAATGCGATATTTTTCCCCGCACAGGAAAAAAACGATGCTCTAAATTTACAGGATTTTTCAAAAACCGTACAAAGACATTTCGACGGTGAATTTATTTCGCAATTTTTAACATGGAAAGATGCTTTTTCATACATTACAAGAAAATGCAAAACTAAAAGAACCGTTTTAATAATCGATGAATTCCCTTTTTTAGCGGAACAAAATCCTTCAATAAAAAGTATACTCCAACACGAAATAGACCACGAATGGCAAAAGAAAAACATATTTCTTATTCTATGCGGTTCAAGCGTCAGTTTTATGGTAACGGACGTTATGGGTGCTAAAAGCCCTTTATTCGGCAGGGTAACGGAAACAAGGGAGGTTCTTCCGTTCGATTATCTTGAAAGCTCAGAATTTTTTCCGAATTATAAAAACGAAAACAAGTTAATCGCTTACGGTATCCTTGGCGGAATACCGCGTTACTTAAATTCATTTACCGATACAAAAACCGTAAAAAAGAATATTGCGGACGAAATACTTAAAAACGGGGCTTTTTTAAACGATGAACCTGAAATGCTTTTAAAAATGGAATTAAGAGAGCCGGGAACTTATAACAGTATTCTCGAAGCGATTGCAGGCGGCTGTAATGCACTTACCAAAATTGCGGACCGTATTCACGAAGATAAATCAAAGGTAAGTAAGTACCTATTAACACTGCAATCGATAAGACTTGTAGAAAGAAGCGTCCCTTGCGGAGAATCTTTAAAAAGCAGAAAATCAATTTATACTTTAACCGATAATTATTATAAATTTTGGTATCGATATGTATTTGCAAACAAGGGTTATTACGGAATGCTGGGGCATCAGGAGGCTTCGGAGGAAATTATCGCCGACCTTCCCAATTTTATGGGACAAATTTTTGAAGATATTTGCAAACAATATTTGGTACGGCAGGCAAAAAAGCGTAAGCTGCCGTTTGTTCCGTATGTTATGGGCAAATGGTGGGGAAACAACCCTTTAACCGAAGAACAGGACGATATCGATATTCTGGCTCTTAATAAAAAAGGAGATGAAGGAATATTCTGTGAATGCAAGTTTAGAAATCAACCTATGCCTATGGGAGAATACGAGGACCTTATGCGGGCTGCAGAAATTTTTCCTTCAGTGAGGAAAAAATATATGATGTTTTTCAGCAAGGGAGGTTATACAAAATCCGTAGTTGAAAGAGCCGCTAAAGAAGGGGTTATCCTGCTCGGGATTAATGAGTTATTCGAATTACGGTAA
- a CDS encoding Asp-tRNA(Asn)/Glu-tRNA(Gln) amidotransferase subunit GatC translates to MEKNDNKISNEVFSSLLYLSRLSAGKEESEVLSQQINRLIGYFKILDKFADPDTGNSMYAAQDETSLRSDEIKEGVRQIDLKKMTAEYMDNYFRVPKVLGSGA, encoded by the coding sequence ATGGAAAAAAACGATAATAAAATTTCTAATGAAGTATTTTCTTCTCTTTTGTACTTGTCGCGGCTTTCTGCAGGAAAAGAAGAAAGCGAAGTTCTTTCGCAACAAATAAACCGGTTAATCGGTTATTTTAAAATTTTGGATAAATTTGCGGACCCGGATACGGGCAATTCCATGTATGCGGCACAAGATGAAACTTCTTTACGCTCCGATGAGATAAAAGAGGGTGTACGTCAAATTGATTTAAAAAAGATGACTGCTGAATATATGGATAATTATTTTAGAGTTCCTAAAGTTTTAGGGTCGGGAGCATAG
- the gatA gene encoding Asp-tRNA(Asn)/Glu-tRNA(Gln) amidotransferase subunit GatA, which produces MITNLTFTQLRNKLKSGELSALEIIRAFKAEYEADLKTEMPLNGFLEFFDEAEENAKKADELIRSGVSFDEKPLLGLPVAIKDNISMKGKLCTCCSNALKNYYAPYNATVITRLLEAGAVLMGRVNMDELAMGSSTEFSCYGPTRNPVDKTRTPGGSSGGSAAVVAANQAPFSLGTETGGSVRLPASYCGIYGLKPTYGLFSRYGVTAFSSSLDQVGLFGKEASDIALGIAVMYGKDEMDETSEEADFSSLLNLTSYSKEEIAKMKFAVPSEFMHAEGLDPEVKNVFTEVCGWLSGLGAEIEEISIPVLDASIPTYYTLAISEAASNLSRIDGIRYGMREDAGQGNDELYIQTRSKGFGLEVKRRIITGNYVLSKEYSGDCYEKSLNVRAKIETVVNDVLDKYDFIICPTSPTPAFKLNEKVNDPIAMYLSDLFTTFVNLAHIPALSIPAGKNGSGLPIGIQFCGKRFSEDRILKLAKAWEER; this is translated from the coding sequence ATGATAACCAATTTAACCTTTACTCAATTAAGAAATAAGTTAAAGTCCGGAGAATTGTCGGCTTTGGAAATTATACGGGCTTTTAAGGCCGAATACGAAGCCGATTTAAAAACCGAAATGCCTTTAAACGGATTTTTGGAATTTTTTGATGAAGCTGAAGAAAATGCAAAAAAAGCCGATGAGCTTATACGAAGCGGAGTTTCATTTGATGAAAAACCTTTGTTGGGCTTACCGGTTGCAATTAAAGATAATATTTCTATGAAGGGCAAACTCTGTACATGTTGCAGCAATGCTTTAAAAAATTATTATGCGCCTTATAACGCTACGGTAATTACACGGCTTTTGGAAGCCGGAGCCGTTTTAATGGGCAGGGTAAATATGGACGAACTTGCAATGGGTTCTTCCACCGAATTTTCATGCTACGGCCCTACGCGTAATCCGGTAGATAAAACCCGCACTCCCGGAGGAAGCTCCGGCGGTTCCGCAGCCGTTGTTGCGGCAAATCAGGCTCCTTTTTCGCTTGGAACCGAAACGGGAGGCTCGGTACGCCTTCCGGCTTCGTATTGCGGTATTTACGGCTTAAAACCCACTTACGGACTTTTCAGCAGATACGGGGTTACGGCTTTCAGCTCTTCTCTTGACCAAGTAGGCCTTTTCGGAAAAGAGGCTTCCGATATTGCCTTAGGTATTGCGGTAATGTACGGAAAGGACGAAATGGACGAAACATCGGAGGAAGCGGATTTTTCTTCGCTTTTAAATTTAACTTCATATTCAAAAGAAGAAATTGCAAAAATGAAATTTGCCGTGCCATCGGAATTTATGCATGCTGAAGGTTTGGACCCGGAAGTAAAAAATGTATTTACCGAAGTGTGCGGTTGGCTTTCGGGCTTGGGAGCGGAAATTGAAGAGATTTCCATACCGGTTTTGGACGCTTCCATTCCGACTTATTATACTTTGGCAATTTCGGAAGCGGCAAGTAATCTTTCCCGCATAGACGGAATTAGATACGGAATGCGCGAAGATGCGGGGCAGGGGAACGATGAGCTTTATATTCAAACCAGAAGCAAGGGGTTCGGTCTTGAGGTTAAGCGTAGAATTATAACAGGCAACTATGTTCTTTCAAAAGAATATTCGGGTGATTGTTACGAAAAAAGTTTAAATGTGCGTGCAAAAATCGAAACGGTTGTAAATGATGTTTTAGATAAATACGATTTTATAATTTGTCCTACAAGCCCTACACCGGCCTTTAAATTGAATGAAAAAGTAAACGACCCTATTGCGATGTATCTTTCCGATTTATTTACAACATTTGTAAATCTTGCCCACATTCCGGCTCTTTCCATTCCTGCCGGAAAAAACGGGAGCGGGCTACCCATAGGTATTCAGTTTTGCGGCAAGCGTTTTTCCGAAGACAGGATTTTAAAACTTGCAAAAGCGTGGGAAGAGCGGTAG
- a CDS encoding DUF3842 family protein yields the protein MKIIVIDGQGGKIGSILIKQLMQEMPEAEILAIGTNSAATGNMLKAGAYAGCSGENPVVVQCKDADIIAGPIGISIANSLLGEVTPKMANAVWKSRAEKILIPCHRCRLHIPGVEDKKISELIGEAVSIIKDIVSGKKTSVFSCME from the coding sequence TTGAAGATAATAGTTATAGACGGGCAGGGCGGGAAAATAGGCAGTATTTTAATTAAACAGCTTATGCAGGAAATGCCCGAAGCTGAAATTCTTGCGATAGGCACCAACAGTGCGGCTACGGGAAATATGCTTAAAGCCGGAGCTTATGCCGGCTGCTCGGGGGAGAACCCCGTTGTTGTGCAATGTAAAGATGCGGATATAATTGCAGGTCCTATAGGTATTTCAATTGCAAATTCTCTTTTGGGCGAAGTTACGCCGAAAATGGCTAATGCGGTATGGAAGAGCCGCGCGGAAAAAATTTTAATTCCGTGCCACCGCTGCCGCTTGCATATTCCCGGAGTTGAAGATAAAAAAATATCGGAGCTTATCGGCGAAGCCGTGTCTATTATAAAAGATATTGTAAGCGGTAAAAAGACTTCGGTTTTTAGCTGTATGGAATAA